AAGAATGGATGGCCGCGCTGACATTACTCTGCAGAACATACACTGAAAATCCATTTGTGGCGAACCTTATTTTCTACAGGGGTAGCTTAATTACACAATAAATTCAAGCTGGCATGCCAGATCTTAccaatttcacatattttttatAGTAATTTGACATAATTGTGTATCTGAAGCTTTCAGTCACAGAGAAACACCCACTTCGGCACTTCCACAATATAAACTATATGAACATCTCCTTTGATGATGAGGTTTTCACACATGTAACTATTGGTAAGTATCACGGATGATATCCAGCCAATTAGCTGCATACAATCAGGGATCAGAATTCAGAACAGAGAAACAGACTAATCCATGGCATGGTAAACCAGAGCATAAATATCCTGCCTTTGCTGAACTGAAGGATGATCTGAGTGCGCATCTTGTGATGTTTCAAAGTGAACCCTGATTGACCGATAGTTGATTAGTGACGATGCGTGGATCGTGCCGGTAGACATACCTCTTGGCCCAGTACAGGTAGTTCAAGAAGGCAAGCAATCCGACAACAGCCACAACCCAGTAAAACAGATCAAGACGGCTGTTGTTCAAGCTTGCAGCCTCCAGCCACCCTCCACGGCGCCCATGCCTTGTGACCCTATTCACTATTTGCACCAGGAAAGTGGCTAGCAATGACGAGAGCCCTAGGACACCCCAGAACAAGGCAGCTGCGATTGACTTCATGCCTCGTGGTGCCTCGCTGTTGAAGAACTCGAGGAGCCCGGGAAAGGATGTCACGTCTGACACACCCAGCAAGAAAAACTGAGGCGTGAGCCAAAACAGGGACATCTGCACTGCAGCCTCCTTTCTCTTCCTCTCAACAACTGCTGCGATGACTGATGCAAGTATGATGGAGGCGAAGCCTATGCCGACACGCTGCAAATGAGTGATGCCACTGGCATAGCCCGTGCGCTTGCGCAAGAACGGCACAAGGAACTGATCATAGATGGGAAGCATTACCATCTGGAATATGATGGGGATGATGAAAAGTATAGCGGGGGGAACACGGATCTTGCCCAGCCTTGTGTTTGTGATGCCACCTTGCTGCACGGTGAATGTGAAGAGGATCGGGTTTGATACGTATCCAATCATTGAGCTGATGAACAGAGGAAGCACACGGAGTACGATCTTAGTCTCCTCCACCTTCGTAGTACCGCAAAGTGACCAGGCTCCATCTTTCCCACGGTTGATGCAGGCTTTGTCCAGGAATCTGACAAAATGCATGACATAGTTTATACTAGGCAATCGAGAAACAAGGTAACGCTCTCCACTCTTCATAACTAGTAGGCTGCACAGAAAATGGTTTGTGTTTCTCTCAATCTTACTTCAAGCTATTTGTTTCAGGGAGTACTTCAATAAAGTCTGGCTCAGCACTCCTTTCTTGCGCCTCTTCCAGTTTCTCTGGAAGCTCAAGGCTCCTCTTTCTGAATGCGACCACAAGAACCTGGAGAGGCAAGATTGCAGCTAATCAATATTCACAACACATTTCTCGATAATTGAGAGAAAAATTTACGGTCTAAATAAAATAGGAAGGAGCACAACCTGCAGTATTCGAGTTAGAGGGCTTCCTTCAGGTATTTGGTTGCGGTAGAAAGGGAGACCAAGAGCAAACACAAGCAACCCAAGCAGAATTAGGATGGAACACACGCCAAATCCAATGTCCCACCCCTTGTCGTTTTGAAGCCACACTATGAGAATTAGCCCTATAAAACCTCCAAAGGATATCCCAAAGGTGTACCAATTAAAGAAGCTGGATTGCTGGTGCGACTCAGAGGGATCTTCATGGTCAAATTGATCTGCTCCGAGGGATGGCATGCATGCACGCATACAACCATCACCAAGTGCGCTGATATACAACGCTGCATACAGCAGGGTGGCATTCCAGCCATGGACTTCTTTGCAGTTACTTGCTTCTGCTTCAATATTGCAAGCAGGTGGACGGAGTGAAGGAAGGTAGGCTTGCAGTGCAAGCAGTCCATAGCCCTGCAGAATTGCATGTTTATCACAATAGCAATTACAGTGGATAAAGGTAAGAAATGGTCAACGTGTGCACATTTGCTTATGGACTGGTCAAAATTACAACCAAAGTTTCCCTAAATTCAGGGGCTACTCTTTTAGTGGCTTTCAGAAGATCCTTGTGCGGTATCAGTTTTTAGTAAAATAGCAGGAGGATGTTAAATTGTTAGTGCTGGTTTTACTTAGCTAAGGGTAAAAAATGGATATGCCAACTTTTCCTTTACACCTGAATACAGATCCATTTCTTTTGAAACTGAATTAAGTGGACTTTGCAGCAAGATTACCATGGAGTAGGCATGCTTTATGAATTGAAATGTAACAAAACGAGACAAAGTAAGTCAAAGTTTTACATATGATCTGTTAATTTAATACATTTTAAGCCAATCACTGTTGATGTTATGTAATCTTCAAGGCTGTTCCTACCTAACCAGACTCCTGGAATTGGTTTACATGTATACCCAACTAGAAATGAGCTCTGGCAAGGTGCTTCAGCAGCACTTGTGCAAACTTTCAACAGTTAACCTTAACATCAACCAGACCAGATCCTGAGAATCATAATTATACTATATAAAAGCAACTTAATGCAAAAATTGAATCCATGTTGCTAGTAAACTTTGGTAGTAATCTAGCATATCTTTTTTTTCATTCACTCATCTAAATTGACAAAACTATGAAATGTCACACAAATTCTCTACAATCGTTAGTTCACATTTAGCGATAGCAACAGAACATGAAAAATTCCTGTAGGCTGTAGACGAGTGAATACCAGAAACTCCAATGGACCAAAGAGAAGTATAGTTGTTGAACGAGTGATGTAGGAATCAGAGAGGAAAGCCCCTATCATAGCGAACCCAGATGTGGCACCAAGGACATTAGTGACTGTTGTTGCAGAGCTCGAAACTCCCATATGCATTGTTCCATGGATATAGGTGACCATATTCAGCATATTTGGGACATTCACGATGTTTGCCACAACTGTCAGAACTGCAAGGAAGAAAAAAGTGGAGGAAACGAAGCTTGAAAATTAGAAACTTTCATCCAGGAAACATGTCAGGGAAGATAGATGCAACAAGGAATAGCATATAGACACTTACAGTATATAAACCATGCTGCATTGACTCCTCCATGCACCCCTCTACTGATGGGGTTTCCTCTCCAGTCCACAAAACCTATAATTGACATGGTACTTATCAAGATTTTGCCTTCTCCCTCTTGATTACTGGCTCCCTGCTGAGTCCCCTAAATATGAGAGGGGTATAAATAAACCGATGGGCATTCAAATCAAGAGGTGATACCGTGATAGCAACAACTTGGCCAATCAAAGTGTTTTCTTCTTTGCCTGTTCTGCTCCATTCCTATCACAACCCCTGATAGTCTAAACACCAACATACTAAAGTTGACTTCTAATGTTCCTAGCTGCTGCTGACTGAAATTTGGACACTACAACACGTTCACATTAAGCAGGACATGTACCACTAGAGAGCTCGGAAAGTAATATTAATAATATATAGTAGGAATTGTATTCAGGACGCCATCATTTGTGGGTGCAATATTTTGTCAGTTGACTGCGAAAGTGCTGTTTTTAGTAACAGTCATCTGAAAAGCCGATTTCTATCACTTAAGTATGAAATGAAATCACCTTTCCAATTTCTAAGAGACCTAAGGGTCACCAATTTCTAGGAAATATAGGTAGTAAGAAGGAAAGTGTTCTTACAGGTATTCTGACTTGCCAGCATAAGTAAAAAAATAAGAACGAATAGAAATTGTACAAAAGCAGAAACCAAAGCAGGTTTCGTCACAACTGCTGCTGTCACCATCACCTCCTTACCATAATTGATGAGATATTCGAATACCCTCAGAAGTCAGAAGACATATAGTTAAGACATGCAGCCACTGTTGACTAAACCGCCCATGTGCTATCTGATTTTGTGTGCACTGACATGCTAAGGATAAGCATCCGAAATTCCGAATAATACTAGCTGCCACCCTCACTTGGGTAATTGGGTAGCAGTGCAGGCCATACATCATGAATTTCCAGTGTTATTGTACACTACCGAGTACAGAAACTAGGAGGTTTCCAGGGAAATCAGGTATTTCACGTTATAGGTACCTAATAGATACAgttcacacacacacaaaaaagagTATAACGAAGACGCCTCTTATCCAAATTCTCACTTTATGCAATATCCAAATTTGCAGAATTCATGCTGGGTTTGCATTTCATTACCATCTGCATTCATTGCAGACATTGGAGGGAGAACCCAGATAAAATTGATCTACTGATTGAGAAATACAGTACACAATAACCTGTCTGCAAACTTGATTCGTCCATTCTCTCCGCAGGCAGGCAGGGGTGAAAGCTGAAAGGTGTGTCCGGGAGCAGCATCTCCAGCGGTGGCGACCGACTACCCGCCGTTTGTGACGGAGAAAACGAAAAGGACGCCGGCGCGCCGGATGTGGGCGAGCACGGCCCTCGCCAGAATCCATCCGGTATGGCTCGCCACGCACATGCTACAAAGGAGCTGAAGCCGGAGGTAGAGGCGCACCGGCGCCGTGGCGAAGGTGGCTGCACAGCGCGCAGGATGTATGGTGGCGCCGTGGAAACGGGCGTGGCCGCATGGGGTTCACGGCGGCTATGCGGCGGGGGTGCGCCGTCGGCGGCCACGGAAATCCTCTAAGTATTTACATATTGGGGCCTTAACTGCGATCCAGAATTTTACATTTAACCCCCTAATAATTTACGAATAGCCCCtattttggatcgcgattattaatctcGATCCAATATTTTACAAAAACCACCCTATTTTgaatcgcgattattaatcgcgactCCGATATTTTACAAAAACCACCCTATACCCCCTTGTTTCGGTTGGGTCTCGCTCAGAAGTTCCGACGGGTAGTGGCTCCACGGCCACGgcagccgccgcggcggcgaagGGGGCGCTCGACAAAAATCCACGCGGAGTGcctgcctccaccgccgccgtcttcgtCCACCTCCATCCTCCGCGGCCGCCGGTGACCCATCGCGACAAGCTCGCCCACTCAACACCCGTACGGTTGTTTCGTGATTCCATCTTCCTCCACCACCGGCGCCGTCGCTGATCTGGCCGTCCGCGACACCGACGTTGGAGGCCTCGACGACTCCTTCCGGGCGGCGGCTACTCGGGTAACAACCTGGAAGCTCAGGAATGCGATGGCTCTATCTCGCCTCTGACCACTTGCCCAATCACGAAGCTTATCTTTGTTGCTCCTAGCGCCGCCGGCCCACGCCCAGTGGGGGAAGAGTCTTCATTTGACGTCCTTTTCATTCTCTGCAACTGTTGATTAGTAGTAAAAGGGTTTGAAGAAGTGATCACTTGATGTTGATGGGAGGGCACATTTATGCACTGCAAGATAACGATTGCTGCTGCATCTGATGAGAACATCAACATCTATGCGATGTTGGACAGATGACGGCCGGGCTGCCAAACTGCTGTTGATCGATGAAGATCGAAGATATTTCTCGGTTGCACTACATGATCAATACAGTGTGCTCCTATCTAGTATCCGTCGACAAAGTATAAAAAGATCATAGAAATTCCGTGATCTTTATGATCGATCTGCTGAACACTGTTTGGCTGCTCAATTTTCTGCATTGTCGCCGTCTAATCCGATATTATATTATTATTGATGTGCTGTTGCTTGCTTCCTGGCAGATCTCCTGGCCCAGAAAGTGTAGTCGATCAACGCCATCAGGTTCGGCAGCTCGAAAGCTGGCAGCAACAAGAAGAAGCGACCCGGGCGTGTTCTGTTGAGAGTTTGGTCCTTGAATTCCATTATTCCAACCATCCTCTGTCACTGTCTCGACGCTTTGTCACACCGTTCTTTGAGTTTAAAGGAGCCGCACGCTTACCAGTCCAGCTGCTGGTGCGATCGGTTCTGTTATATGATCTCGCCTCGCTCTTGATGAACTCAATCTGTTTCCAGATGCAGTCCCGGGCTTGGCAATGGTGTTTCACTTCCATGCAGGTCTGGT
The sequence above is drawn from the Panicum hallii strain FIL2 chromosome 7, PHallii_v3.1, whole genome shotgun sequence genome and encodes:
- the LOC112899666 gene encoding protein NRT1/ PTR FAMILY 4.6-like isoform X1; amino-acid sequence: MSIIGFVDWRGNPISRGVHGGVNAAWFIYFLTVVANIVNVPNMLNMVTYIHGTMHMGVSSSATTVTNVLGATSGFAMIGAFLSDSYITRSTTILLFGPLEFLGYGLLALQAYLPSLRPPACNIEAEASNCKEVHGWNATLLYAALYISALGDGCMRACMPSLGADQFDHEDPSESHQQSSFFNWYTFGISFGGFIGLILIVWLQNDKGWDIGFGVCSILILLGLLVFALGLPFYRNQIPEGSPLTRILQVLVVAFRKRSLELPEKLEEAQERSAEPDFIEVLPETNSLKFLDKACINRGKDGAWSLCGTTKVEETKIVLRVLPLFISSMIGYVSNPILFTFTVQQGGITNTRLGKIRVPPAILFIIPIIFQMVMLPIYDQFLVPFLRKRTGYASGITHLQRVGIGFASIILASVIAAVVERKRKEAAVQMSLFWLTPQFFLLGVSDVTSFPGLLEFFNSEAPRGMKSIAAALFWGVLGLSSLLATFLVQIVNRVTRHGRRGGWLEAASLNNSRLDLFYWVVAVVGLLAFLNYLYWAKRYVYRHDPRIVTNQLSVNQGSL
- the LOC112899666 gene encoding protein NRT1/ PTR FAMILY 4.5-like isoform X2; its protein translation is MDSGEGRARPHPARRRPFRFLRHKRRVVGRHRWRCCSRTHLSAFTPACLRREWTNQVCRQGASNQEGEGKILISTMSIIGFVDWRGNPISRGVHGGVNAAWFIYFLTVVANIVNVPNMLNMVTYIHGTMHMGVSSSATTVTNVLGATSGFAMIGAFLSDSYITRSTTILLFGPLEFLGYGLLALQAYLPSLRPPACNIEAEASNCKEVHGWNATLLYAALYISALGDGCMRACMPSLGADQFDHEDPSESHQQSSFFNWYTFGISFGGFIGLILIVWLQNDKGWDIGFGVCSILILLGLLVFALGLPFYRNQIPEGSPLTRILQVLVVAFRKRSLELPEKLEEAQERSAEPDFIEVLPETNSLKFLDKACINRGKDGAWSLCGTTKVEETKIVLRVLPLFISSMIGYVSNPILFTFTVQQGGITNTRLGKIRVPPAILFIIPIIFQMVMLPIYDQFLVPFLRKRTGYASGITHLQRVGIGFASIILASVIAAVVERKRKEAAVQMSLFWLTPQFFLLGVSDVTSFPGLLEFFNSEAPRGMKSIAAALFWGVLGLSSLLATFLVQIVNRVTRHGRRGGWLEAASLNNSRLDLFYWVVAVVGLLAFLNYLYWAKRYVYRHDPRIVTNQLSVNQGSL